Proteins encoded in a region of the Mercenaria mercenaria strain notata chromosome 1, MADL_Memer_1, whole genome shotgun sequence genome:
- the LOC123531899 gene encoding egl nine homolog 1-like, translating to MAESLRDDTSIGRTISKCDVCGSAVNLKLCARCRLVAYCSKDHQKQAWPDHKEFCKTKRSMQRTVAKTSDGAYSTRTAELDDKLSVLSIDSGEASSAVTSPQIRDMQQSNELKNGAFYDLFTNGPETAIGASRSEFHKDGELQLENNIVSDSQSERTGLKSECDTEVKVDNDIITESGSSEKFILETEESVLHAPDYSQHPESRADSKTDSKKMPYLSVIEGRNKTLGDYVIKCLNSYGICVLDNFLGESKGTDILDEVIDMHEQGELTRGQLVNTNSPGSEVRGDVITWVDGTEVGCSNVNFLVSSIDAIMLHCQRSLGHYHIKGRSKAMVAAYPGKSTRFLRHVDNPSGDGRCVTCIYYLNKTWNSKEDGGLLRIFPQGSNRVANVEPKFDRLLFFWSDRRNPHEVLPAYRTRYAITVWYYDEQERRRAVKKFKRVGGTEVKQKEVIPLVGGVNDDL from the exons ATGGCCGAGAGCCTACGTGACGATACAAGCATAGGCCGTACTATCAGTAAGTGTGATGTTTGTGGAAGTGCTGTCAACCTAAAATTATGCGCGAGATGTAGGCTAGTAGCATACTGTTCTAAAGATCACCAGAAACAAGCTTGGCCGGATCACAAGGAATTCTGTAAGACTAAGAGATCAATGCAACGAACAGTCGCGAAAACTAGTGACGGTGCATATAGTACAAGAACGGCCGAATTAGATGATAAACTGTCTGTATTATCGATTGATTCTGGAGAAGCGTCGTCTGCTGTCACGTCACCACAGATACGTGATATGCAGCAGAGTAATGAATTAAAGAATGGTGCTTTTTAcgatttgtttacaaatggacCTGAAACTGCCATCGGAGCGTCACGTTCAGAATTCCATAAAGATGGAGAGCTACAGTTGGAAAACAACATTGTCAGTGACAGTCAAAGCGAAAGGACTGGTTTAAAAAGTGAGTGTGATACAGAAGTTAAAGTAGACAATGACATTATAACTGAAAGTGGAAGTTCAGAAAAGTTTATTCTTGAAACAGAGGAATCTGTACTCCACGCTCCAGATTACTCCCAGCACCCCGAGAGTCGAGCTGACAGTAAAACTGACAGTAAAAAGATGCCATATCTTAGTGTGATAGAAGGCAGAAATAAGACCCTTGGTGATTATGTTATTAAATGTCTCAATTCTTATGGGATTTGTGTCCTAGACAACTTCTTAGGTGAGTCAAAAGGAACAGATATTTTGGACGAAGTGATAGATATGCATGAACAAGGAGAATTAACACGCGGGCAGCTAGTGAACACAAATTCTCCAGGAAGTGAAGTTAGGGGGGATGTTATTACATGGGTTGATGGGACAGAAGTTGGTTGCAGTAAtgttaattttcttgtttcatcaaTTGACGCTATAATGTTACATTGCCAGAGGTCTCTTGGACATTATCATATCAAAGGAAGATCAAAG GCTATGGTCGCAGCGTATCCTGGTAAATCAACTCGTTTTCTCCGCCATGTTGATAATCCAAGTGGCGATGGTCGgtgtgttacatgtatatattacctCAATAAAACCTGGAATTCAAAG GAGGACGGTGGATTGTTGCGGATATTTCCACAGGGCAGTAACCGTGTGGCTAATGTTGAGCCAAAATTTGACAGGCTGTTGTTTTTCTGGTCAGATAGAAGGAATCCTCATGAAGTTTTACCAGCTTACAGAACAAG gTATGCAATCACAGTCTGGTACTACGATGAACAGGAGAGAAGAAGAGCAGTGAAGAAATTCAAAA